One Hypanus sabinus isolate sHypSab1 chromosome 4, sHypSab1.hap1, whole genome shotgun sequence genomic region harbors:
- the b4galt4 gene encoding beta-1,4-galactosyltransferase 4 has protein sequence MAYKFAAQSFLQKLKLLLIIVSLSSIVTWLATNNVQELVKEIQHQPVIPRFWKMTNRSEEQRASVCPPCTPKLTPTASHLPLCPFLTPYLRGATKLKFDVKLTLAQVQKKNPEVQKGMFAPQECHPLQRVAILIPYRNRERHLLYLLEHLHPFLQRQLLDYGIYIINQAGNSKFNRAKLLNVGFLEALKERKWDCFIFHDVDLVPENDFNLYLCDNVPKHLVVGRNATGYRIRYAGYFGGATALTTEQFKQVNGFSNRYWGWGGEDDDLRIRVQLQKMKFVRPPSEIARYTMTFHTRDEGNEVNRDRMKLLSEVSQRWRKDGLNTCSYNVISQDHNPLYINITVDIGDSHRSPGVAH, from the exons ATGGCTTACAAGTTTGCAGCTCAAAGTTTTCTTCAAAAATTAAAGCTTCTGTTAATTATTGTTAGTCTTAGCTCTATTGTTACTTGGCTGGCAACCAATAATGTGCAGGAGCTGGTAAAGgaaattcagcaccaacctgtGATACCTAGATTTTGGAAGATGACAAACCGGAGTGAAGAACAGAGGGCATCAGTGTGTCCACCTTGCACACCAAAATTAACTCCAACTGCATCACATTTGCCATTGTGCCCATTTCTAACACCATATCTAC GTGGTGCAACAAAGCTAAAATTTGACGTAAAACTCACCTTGGCACAAGTTCAGAAGAAAAATCCAGAAGTACAGAAAGGGATGTTTGCACCCCAAGAGTGCCACCCGCTTCAACGTGTTGCCATATTGATTCCGTACAGGAATCGGGAAAGACATCTCTTGTATTTACTTgagcatctccatccattcctaCAACGGCAGCTTCTGGATTATGGGATATATATTATTAATCAG GCTGGTAATAGTAAATTTAATCGAGCCAAGCTGTTGAATGTGGGTTTCCTGGAAGCACTAAAGGAGCGCAAGTGGGACTGTTTCATTTTTCATGATGTTGATCTTGTACCGGAGAATGACTTCAACCTGTACCTCTGTGACAACGTGCCAAAGCACCTCGTAGTGGGTCGGAATGCTACTGGATACAG GATTCGGTATGCTGGTTATTTTGGTGGAGCAACAGCTTTGACTACGGAGCAGTTCAAGCAAGTCAATGGGTTTTCCAACCGTTACTGGGGCTGGGGTGGAGAAGACGATGATCTTCGGATAAG AGTTCAACTGCAAAAAATGAAATTTGTGCGCCCCCCTAGTGAAATTGCCAGATACACGATGACTTTCCACACAAGAGACGAAGGAAATGAGGTCAATCGTGATAG AATGAAGCTTCTGAGTGAAGTCTCCCAAAGATGGAGGAAAGATGGTTTGAACACCTGCTCCTACAATGTGATATCACAAGATCATAATCCTTTGTACATTAACATCACGGTGGACATAGGTGATTCCCATCGCAGTCCAGGAGTTGCTCACTAA